Proteins found in one Balaenoptera musculus isolate JJ_BM4_2016_0621 chromosome 4, mBalMus1.pri.v3, whole genome shotgun sequence genomic segment:
- the LOC118893874 gene encoding sigma intracellular receptor 2-like: protein MGSLGARHGLGWLMGLYFLSHVPITLLVDLQAGLPRDLYPVELRNLRQWYTEEFKDPLLHNPPVWFKSFLFCELVFQLPFFLIPTYVFFNVVPGGCRWICTPAIIYSVHTMTTLIPILSTFLLQDFSKASCFRGQGPKTFHERLFHISVYITYFLIPIIILLFMLWNPY, encoded by the exons ATGGGGTCTCTGGGCGCCCGGCATGGCCTGGGGTGGCTGATGGGCCTCTATTTCCTGTCCCACGTCCCCATCACCCTGCTCGTGGACCTGCAGGCAGGGCTGCCTCGTGATCTCTACCCGGTGGAGCTGAGAAACCTGCGGCAGTGGTATACTGAGGAGTTCAAAGACCCCCTGCTACACAACCCCCCTGTGTGGTTTAAGTCCTTCCTGTTTTGCGAGCTTGTGTTTCAGTTGCCTTTCTTTCTCATCCCAACATATGTCTTCTTCAACGT TGTTCCTGGAGGCTGCAGGTGGATCTGCACCCCTGCAATCATCTACTCGGTTCACACCATGACAACTCTGATTCCTATCCTCTCCACGTTTCTACTCCAGGATTTCTCCAAAGCCAGTTGTTTCAGAGGACAAGGACCTAAGACTTTCCATGAACGACTATTCCATATATCTGTCTACATCACCTACTTTCTCATCCCTATTATAATTCTGCTTTTCATGTTGTGGAACCCCTACTAA